The sequence TGTTTTATAAAAGTAAATTGAATGATTAAAAATTCATTATTTTCCCTTAGCTAGTGGCTGCTGTCACTATTTTAAATAAACCGGTAATTGATTCCTCTTTGTTCAGTTCTGAATGGAATTTTTAATGCTGCTGCCAGCTGTGGCAGTATTCATCATGCAATGTCTGGGTCTATGGGGCCATAAAGAGCATGTGACACTCCTGCTAACGGTAATGGGGGCAATACCTAGGCATTGATTAGAAAGTAGAAGCCCTAGCTCTTAGCTCCTGAGAAGGATGAAAAATGATCAGAGACTATACAGTAATAAAGTGTGTTTATCACTGCCCTCTGCTGAATCGTCAAAGCTGTGAAATTGTGTGTCACAGTAGCTGCTGCTGACATTTAAAagaaagggggaagagagagtggtGGAAGTCTCATGCCAAATCTAATCAAAGAGGGCTGTTcggaatgcacagaacagttgCCTAAAGATTGTGTAGTGCAaagaaaaacagcattttaaaaaccctCTTCTGGAGTCCCCTCAGCTCTCTGTCCCTCACTCCTGTGTGGACTACTGGGAAGGGCTCAGTGAACCCAGCCAGCCTGGCCACTGCTATGTAACAGAGTAACCCCCTGTGCGCTTGTCAGAGATTTTCACATAGTTTCAGGAGAAGAGTGTCTGTAAGTTGAGTCTAATGTAATCCGCTAAACCTGTCTTCAGCAACTACTTAATGGACAAGCATAAACTGGGTGCTTAACAAAGGCGGGCCTCCTAGTTATAGGTGGAGCAGAATGGGAATTGCTGTGTTTAGGAATACTTTGGGACAGTCTCCTTAGATGGAATTAAGTTTCACTGTCCTTTATTACTACCACTAATGAAAGAAAAATGAATTGTTTAAAATAGGAATCAAAGCACAATGGTTCACAGCCAATCCAGGAAACGCTCCCGAAGCAGGAGTGAAAGCGAGTCTCAAAGCAGGCAGGACAAAAAggatgaaaagaaaagaagaaaaagcagtAAAGACTCAAAGAGGAGCAGCCTGTCTCCTCCAAGGAAGAAGGCATCCAggtctcacagacgcaggtcgaGCTCAGCATCTACTAAAGACGGTAAGGGCAGGTGAGGGTGATAGCTACTGCTGAAGGCTGACTTCTCACAGGGTTCTGGGAGCCAACCGGGGGCATATGCACAGGGTGTGCCCTTGGGGGAATACACAGTGCTTAACTTTATACAATCATCTCAACACACACTTCATACCCATTACTCTTGTGTTCTGACACCTCTAGAGCCTTAACAATTTCCAGCATGCAGATCTTTCAGCGTTGTGCCTGTCACAGCTCCATTCAGGCACCCCTCGCTGACCAGCCCTGTGAGGGAAATCCAAGCCTCTGGGTTGCATAGTCCCTGGGTAGTATGAGCCTCGAGGGCCTGAatggagtccagcccctgccccagtcttggGATATCTAGGCATACAGGAGGGGTGCTGACTGGTAGCCCCCTCCCACTGTGATAATATAGAAGTATTAGCCCAGTGGGATTTTGCTGTGGCGTTAGGTTGCTCAGCAGACTGAACAAATCAAAACACTAACAACAAAGCCAGAACTGTGGACTGTTGTAGCTTGAAATGCAGAATGCGACAGACTCTTTGGCTGCCATGGAGCAAATGTTCTCTCCAAACCCCCCCTTCTTAATGTGTTGCAGAGAAGAAGAAGGCCAAAGAcaagaagaagagaaaggcaaGTGCCTCCTCCTCTGAGACGACAAGTTCGTCTTCTGggacttcctcctcctcctcctcctccagctcctcttcAGCTGATTCGAGTGACAGTGAATCCAAATTGAAAAAGAGGAGACACAGCAAGAAGAAACGAACaaaacagaaagacaaaaagaggaagaagaaaaaaataaaaaagaaaacaaagaagaaatCAAAGGACCGGCCTAAAGAGGAGAGAGCCACGGTGGAAGGCGTGCCAGGCCCATCACTGGAACAGTGGCAGAAAGAAGCTTTGGTGGAACCTGGCCCAGGTAATGTTCTTGTTTCCAGGTTTAAAAAACTCACACTTGCCCATTTAAAGAGTAGAGAAGTGACACGCCATTTGAGAAAATCCATGCGACTCTCCCACTCATTAATGAAGCAGATTCTTTTAATGTCTCATCCAAGGATCATTAGAAATTGCATGATAAGGAACACTGATCATGAACCGTGGATGCCTTTTCCCTCTTAATTTCAGTGGCCCAACTTGAGCAACCATGAGTATACATGAGGACCCAAATTGATGGTTTTGCTTGTAAGCTTGTTAAAATTGCCTGTGATCTGGGAACAAAAGTTGAAAATGAACGGGTGTACCCACAGGCAATGAATTCATGAAGCACTTGGTATTGGCATTCACGATGTGAAGCTGATAGTTCTCTGCATGTTCCTTTGCTCACATATGTAAAGCCATGAGGAAAGATAAGGAATGAACACAAATGTAGCGCTATCTCTTGCGTCTTGGTCCTCAAGACAGTAtccaccactgatttaatgtgccCCAGATCTTCCAGTGTATCTCATGGGTGAGCTGAGAGTGCAAGAAATACAAAACcaggggccaaattttcaaaaacggCCCAAGTCTCATTGAAACTCAGTGGGACTTCAAATACCTCAGTCATTTGGGTGTGTTGGAAAATTTTACCTCAGACCTCAAATTTGAAATGTAAGGTCTATATGCTCCTTGAGTTTGTGACACTAAGAAAAGCAGATGAGGCTTTGATCCCTCAGCTGGAGACACACAAATCCCTGCTTCAGTTCTCAGAATCTATGATTTATTTGGAAAGATCTTGTTCATGTCAAACTATTATTTATCTCGTCTTTGTGTGTTATCTAGTCCTGGTGAGAACTCTCCTAAGTCTGTTATCAAAGCAGTAGGGGTTATAGTATGTGGTGTATGCTAGGGCTGAAAGAGGATTGGTTTTAACAATAGGTAGTAATTCAGTTTTAATGTGTGGGTAATTATATACATAAGGCAGGCAGGCCACATAGTCTCAGTCCCAGAAGCAGGCCATCTAGACAGAGGAATTGTAATGGAGCCACTGGGGGGAAGGTGCTAACTTATGAAGGTTTGCTGATAAGGGAGGAATCCAAAACCACCTGCTTTGGATAAATGCATTTAGCCCAGCCTTCCCCCGGCATTTCCCCTCTTTGGTCTTAAAGATATTTACAAAGTTTCTAAATCCTCCTTACTGGTAAAAGGAAAGAGAGCGGATGAGGGGGATAAATAAGCAGGGGAGAATAGTATTTGAAAGGAAAATGTTCCAAGCAGAAGTGCTAGCAAGAGGGTTTGCAAAGACAAGTGTAGGGTTAAATGTCTGTAGCGTAGCGGGACCCAGGATGCCTGGATTCTAGTCCCATCTCTGCATTTGGAGCAGTGGTGAGATTTTtagaagtgctcagcattggcctaactctgttcccattgaaatcaatgggaattttatcaCTGAGTTAAACAGGAGGTGTGTCAGGCAAAtgctgggtgcttttgaaaatctcacccagtgTGGCTCTGGACAAATCACTTAGCTGTTCTGCAGGCCTCAGTTTACTCGTTAGAAACAGAGCTAGCAATACCCTCCTCAGAGGAGCAGCGTGAGGCTTAAATAGTTCAAGCTTTTTGGGGTAGGTGGCTCTTTGGAACAAGTGTTTTCAGCGGTGCACTGCACAGAGTAGTGCTCCATAATAACTGCGTCATGATCCTCTGGCAGAAGACAGACCTATGTGCACACATTCAAGTATCAgacgtgcatccgacgaagtgggtgttcacccacaaaagctcatgctccaatacgtctggtagtctataaggtgccacaggactctttgctattcTTATTCAAGTAGCTCATTGAGGTTTGCATTCTAGTTTTGACAGATGAACAAAAGTCCCGCATCCAGGCTATGAAACCAATGACGAAAGAAGAATGGGACGCAAGGCAAAGTGTCATCAGAAAAGTCGTGGACCCTGAAACGGGAAGAACAAGGTACAGTCCCATGGGTTAAAGAGGGTCCTGAAACAATAGCTGAGAAACAGTGCTGTTTGGGAGCATTTGGAGAGGCAGGATTTCCATCGTTACAAGAATTctagggaccagatcctcagctgatgcttATAAGCAGAGTTCTGTTAAAGTCTACAGAGCTAGTTGACTCATACCAGCTGAGGGGTAAGTGGAGTAGATAATATTGAGCTAAACAATCATAGTTAGTTCAGCATATCCACTAAGGGGTATATTTTAGGATGAATCACTTGTACCGCAGCAGGGCCCAaaaggtgctaggtgctgtacactcACCTAGGAAgacacggtccctgccccaaagagcttacaatccgcAAAGCTTCTGAACAGTGGACAGGAATTCACATCTTGTATTTAAACCAGTGAAACAGTTTGGTTTCCTAGCTGTGTATGAGGCTGGCTGAAGGGTGGAGAGAGATGGGGCAGCAGAATATTTTTAGGCTTTTCCAAAGAGGCAGAAGCATATGCTGGTTTAGCACCAGGTCCTTGCTGTTTATAAAAGCAGGGTTCTCACTAAATCCCTTTTTACCTCCCCTCCAGGGGCAGTCACTCAGCAGCAAGCTCCTGAGCCTTCATTGTTACCTTGCCAGACTCTTAGTGTGAAAGCTGAACACTGTGACCCATCAGGCCAGCTTGAGATTAAAGCTTTCAGGCCCAGACACGAAGGTATAAATCACACTGGTCTCTGCTTGACTAGCAGAGATGCTCAGATCAAAGTACCAGGACTGAAGGAGGGACGGAGAAAAAGGCTTCCTGTGTTAGGCAGACAGGCTGAGACTATTCTTGTTAGAAGATGCCAagtaagggtctgatcctgccaggtgctaagCACGTCCTGTGTAGTGCTGACTGCTCTCTGTTGTTACTGAAATCAGAGGGATTACAGAGCATGGGCAGCCTCCCAGAGCTGAGTCCTTGATGGCCTGTGCTCAGTATGAGCTGTAGAATGCAGCCAAGAGCAGCAGCTATTGCAAGATCTGGCTGAAGCCTTGTTACTCAGGGTGGAGGGTTTTTTCCTCCTTCCACTGAGGGGGAGATCAGTTTCCCCAAAGTAAATGAAATTCTAAGATGTGGTGTGGGGATAAAAGCTGAACCAGCGGATCTGGCTGACAGGTCAGAAAACAGCAAAGCTCGGAACTGTTAGACGTTGCTCCTTCGGCGGCAGCTGCTGTTTTGGATGCTTGCCTGTCAAGTCTGAAGCATCCAGTCCCTATTACAGACAGATCCTCTGGCCAGAGGGGTTTATTTGCACAATTGGGGGCGATTGCCCCTCTGTTCTACCGGCCCACAGGAGTAAAGCAGTAGAAATGACCCTGTTTTCACTAAACTGCATCTTTACAGTGAATAGAAAATATCACGCTGAAGGAAATGGTGTGCGGCGAGCCAGTTCTTAAAATAGAAGGCAGCTAGCAATGCTCAGGAAAGATGTTTGCATGAATGTCAGTTACCCGTAAGGCACATAATGAAGACAATTAAATTCCAATTCTGCATTCAGAGGCTGAGCCCCGCCTATGATTCTGCTACTGGATTTGCTGGTTTGATACCATTCCCCTTCCCTCGCCGCActgggtcctttccagttctattaCCAAAGGTCAAACGCTTGTCCGATTACTAGATGATCCAGCAACTTTTATGTGCAGCTAGGGACTGGACTTAAACCTCTGCATTGCCCCTCCTCAGCCATAAAGGAAGCTCTCTGCACACGTTAAATTTGAGAGTGGGAACAACCAACCCAGTTTCCCATTGCTGAGAAAATCCACACGCCGAGTTATAGGAAAATGGGAGATTCTTTTTCCTTAGCATGTGTCTTCCCTGCAGCACACTAGCCTGCTAGGCTTGATGTGCAGCATGCCTGATCTCTAGGGAATGctcagtgtggggctggggcttgccTAAAGCCCGGCAGATCCTACCTCATGGGAAGGCTGGGAGAGGAAGCTTGTTCCCAATACATTCACTACACGGCATCGTTCGAAGAAGCGTATTGAAGCAGGACTTTGCTGGTTTTAATCCTGCAGGCAGCGTAATGGAAAAGGCTGCAAAGGCCATTTACCGAGGGTTGGCTAAAGCCCGACTCACGGTGTTCTATAGTGGAGCCGCCCTCATCTTTAAAACAGACGACAGCGTTACaccagtcagtggagttacaccagattGTCAGAGCAGCACCTGGCCCAAGCCCCAGCATGTGATGAGCCTTTTTGCCACTGCAAAGCTGCCACCCTCCCAGAGATTGGGTGGGACACCAGGCTGCAGCCAGCCTGggctggcagaggccctggactcTGTTCTGGAGCACATGCTCACACAGAAGGTGCTGCTGGTGTTACCTCTCAACAAGTCCAGCTTGTTGGACGTCTTCTGATGCAAAATACTGTCTCCCTCAGCATGAAACATTAGCCGTGTGGGCGCGTGAGGGAGGTGATCTAGTCACtccttcaatggggccagaaccCTCATTGCACGTTGCCTTCTGCCGCTGGGGAAACAAAGCAATGTGTTGCTGACAGCTGGTAACTGGATGGCTGATAGACTTTACCGGTTGTGTTGATGTGCTTCTGTTACAGGCTTATTAAGGGAGATGGAGAAGTACTAGAAGAAATTGTCACCAAAGAAAGACACAAAGAGATTAACAAGGTAGACGGCCTTTGTACTGAAGACACATTTTGGAGCCAGCAAGGCCCTAAGCTGGGTTTGTAAAGCAGAAAATATGGGCTAGAACACAtgcctggggggcaggagagctgAGTTCTGCTGACTCGCTGCGTGGCCTTGGGGAAATTGCAGCCTCTCTCTTGGCTTTTCCCATTTGTCAAACGGGGAGAATAAATCCTACCTAGCCAGGATGGAAGTGGGTTTGATCACTCACATTGGCAGAGGCCTTTCAGCCTCTCACAGGTAGGTGGTATGGAAGCACCAAGCATGATTCTTTGGGAAGACTGGCCGATAAGTGCCTGTTTGTCTGTTCCTTCACAGCAAGCCACCCGAGGAGACGGCCTGGCCTTCCAGATGAGGACAGGGATGCTTCAGTGACAGTCCAGATGTCAAGTACATCAGGAAAGGTGGTTTTCTTGTTCTGCTCACTGAGACACTAATCTGCCAAAGCAGACAGCTCCCCATTCTCCCTGCACTGACGAGATCGGTGTCTGACACAGCAGGATCTTTACCCTTTGCACATGTCCTGTTCTGCTGGGTCCATCTATTGCCTGGAGGAGGGAGTGACTTTGATGGCACCTCCCCTTTAGCCATGGCTTCCCTTCTGCCGGTCCATGCAAAGTCCTTAAGACCTGACCAACATTGCTCTCAACCTGGTGGCTTTCTGAGGCTCAACCCACTGCTGCTCAATGATTGAGCACATGATTGTCAGGCAGTGAGAATCCCATCAGGGAACTCATGGGTGCCATCAGCACAACAATGCTGAGTCCCCGGAGGAGACAAACCGACCCAGTTAACACTACGTTATCTTTAATACACTTCCTTGATGGTGATTCAGATTCCAAGCTCTAAGGCAAATGCCCAGGTACCAGGCGGCCATAACCCGCTGATATTGGGGTGACTGCCACAGTGCTCCCCTGAAATGAGGCCACCTTGAATCATTTTTCACAAGTGGTTGCTATGTGCCTGCTCTTTGAATGACTATTTGCCCTGTGTTTACTTCAGTGTTTGGTTGGACAGAGACACATTCATACATTGCCCCAGCTTTGTGCAGGCTGCAACATTAGGTCCACATCCTGCAAGGTGCCTTCTCTCACTGAGCCAGTGAGAGGTGAAGGCACCTGGCATGGTCCAGGTTCAAGCTAATTagcactggctcccttgatggcAGGCTGCACCGGGAGCTCGGCTGCTGTACCTGCCAGTGGGTTAAGTGTAATGGGCAGGGGTTTGCGCAGCCTTGCTCATGTCCCTGCACCAAAGCGATGCCCCTTCCTTGCTCTTTGTCTCATCACTGTACGAAGGTGCAAGGGGCAGGTTTGGTTTGTTAGTGAAATTGGTCTTTCAGAAGCAGAGGAGCCCAGGAAAACTCAGTcttctgaccccctccccccccaacatgGTGAATCTGAAAACTTGTAAAAAATAAACTGGTTAAATCAATCCAGCAGCCCAAGTTATTCTTTTATGTGCCAGTGTGAATGGCCGACAGTTCTACAAACCAGCCTGTGTGCGTGTTTGGGCTGATACCCGAAGTTTTGCAGCGAACGCTCGCCCCATGCTCTGCACCCAGTGGCTTGCTAAGGAAAGTAGAGTAGGTCAGAGCTTTGACCTTATGCTACCACAGCTGAGCAGCGACAGCTAGCGAAGTGCAAGACCTAGAAAGTACCAAACTGACTCCCCCTAGAGACGCCTGTTTTACCTGCTTACCTTGGTGACTTCGTAGTTTCCTTGGTCCCTTTACTCCACCCTATTGAACAGATCCCACCGCAGACTTCTTCAGTCACTTGGGTCTGATGCCTGTTGGTGGAAAGTCTTGTTCTGAACTGTAAAATCACCGCCTGTTTAAAAGAAATGGTCCTTCTGTATGGTTTGAACTAGTTTTCGTGTGTTACTTTTCTAGCCTCAGAAAAGGACTGGAGGTGTTTGACTGTGGGAGGCTGATCACGTATATAAGGATTCAGCTAGTCTGCTGGCAGGTCTCCTGTCAGTGCCTCTTCCTGTTCCCTTTAATGCAGGCCTCCTCCTCTAGTAGCTGGGGGTTAGGCACATGGCTCAGGTGGAGACAACACACTTCCCTTTCATAAAGGAGCCAGTTATGGCACAAGCCTCCCTGGGCTCATACGTTTAACAAGGACACTCACAGCAGCCAGGATGAGAGGGGGACAAGCCTGGACAAACAGGTAGGTGTCGAAGGGGGGCTGAGCCAGGCAAATCTCTGCCTGTACTGAACAGCAGAGGGTGCAGCTCTCGAGCCTCCCCCTTTGGAAGGGTCAGGGTAAGGCAGCAGCGCTGACAGCAGGCAATGTGTGGGAATGAGAGAcggcccctgagccagcctgacTTAGGCATTTCCCCAGCTGCATTTACTGGCAGCCAGTTCAAGTGAAGCACCCACATGCTGTTGGGTGTCTCCCTGTTCTCCACTCTCACTCCGCTGGCTGTCGTTGATTCACTTACCGTGGCCCATCATTTCACTCACACGCTGGCTGTAGAACATCTGCAATTCAGAGCACCGTGTGCTTGTAattgtctctctcttttccatTTGCCTTGTGTCAATGTTTGCAGCCCCTGTATTTTTCTGCTCAGCAGTTTACGTCTTTGCCATTTTTTTCTTTGGCATCTAATCCCAGTGGACACTTTAATTAAACCGGCTCATTTTCAGTTCCCAATTCCTAGCTTTTGTGATGCATTAACTGTCAGTTTGTAAGTCACCAAAAGAAGCAGACACAGAAAGTAGCCTTCCCGTTTCTTTAATCTGTGTAATGTACAAAGATACTGTACACAAAGCACACCCAGGCATTAGAACAATGCACTAACagcaaggaggagaaggaagttGTACAGTAGTTATGGTTTGTTACATACAAGCAAACAGATCTTAACagtatttcacacacacacacaacataatACACAAAATGAAAACCAGGAAGCGGCAGACTCGGGTCTAACTCTCGTTCTCTGGCAGGGTGCAGGTGTGTCTGTCAAATTAAGCCATGATGTAGTTTTCCCCCCCATCTGTATCCCTAAAagatttttttataaataaaatagaacattATTGAATATAAAATTGACAGTCAAGGATATCAATATCCAGGGTTTTCATacaaggagagggagaaaaacGTAAGGCTTCTAGAACTAATAGGAAAATACAGCAAAGGTGAAGATACCTGAAGAGCAGGGGCTACTAGAAGAAGTGCAGGTTGCTTGTGGGAAGAGCAGTTTGGTAGTAACCCTTTGGTTAGCTATTGGTTTCATTGAACGTATCTTCTAACACTAGACACAGGGTTTTTTGGTATTAAAATTTTGCCTTTTTAATAATTTATCAAAAGAAGAAAATAAGGAATTAAATTGAcagtttggattttaaaaaaagaatagaaaGGGACAGTGTCAGGTTTCTGTGCAATGTTCAGATGACAGAAAAGCTGCTTtttagggggggggggaaaatcagATCCACAGAAATGTTTCCACAAATGTTTAATTTCAGTGGAAACAGGTGGTGTTTTTAAAACCCCAATAAAATAAATCTCTCTGTCCAGTGCTTGCAATATAAACATGTGCTGAGTGCATGGGAACCAGGAAGTGATAGTTACCAGAACCAACTCGTCTGTTTTCCTTGGCCAAGCTGCTGAATGCAAAAAAGAACTAACCAGCATAACAGTGAAAAGTAAAACCAACTTTTAATATTCCTTCTGTTTCAAACAACTCAGAACTGTTATTTGTAACAAAGGTAAATAAGGTCTTTAACCTGACAGTGCCCCTTTACTAAGAATGGAAAATACATTCAGCTTTCCCTAACTGTAGCCCAAAGGAGCCTCTTTTGTGCATTTGGAAAGAGATTTTGTTTGAAATGCACCACTCCCTAGAACATTTTCAGAGCAGTTTATAAACACAAAGTTCAACTATTGCTATTGTTCTTAGAACGACAGAGTAATAAAGTGATCCTCGCTTCAGACAGACACGAAGACAGGGATGTATGAGAAGAGAGATTCCTGGGGAACTACAGTGTACTTGTATGGGTGAAAAAAACCTATCCCCATATTTCATGTTAATACATGGCCACATCATGGGATATTATTGCAGTGATGAACAAAGATTCTACACGACCATTGTTTCTCTGTATGGATTCTTACAAGGAAACAgatgggggagaagctggaaaaTCCAAGAAGCTTAACAAAGGGTCAAGGACACAGGTGCTATGATTGTCAGTCTCACTGATTATTATTGGTTTAAAATACGGAGTGATGGAGAGGTGATTATAATATTGCACTTCTGCGGTCATTGACAGTTACATTAAACTTGGTCCATAAAATAATTGCTTTGTACATAATGCCTGAAACAAAAAAAGCtacattttaatattaataatcTCTGAAGGTTCTGTTCCCTCCAGACACTTTTTCTCtacataaaataaataactttcacTTTGTATATACCCACTTTTGTTCTTTTAACATTTACATTATCCTCAGTTTTACACTATCTACACACAAGAAAATGTTAACATCTCAtctgcattttgaaaaaaaatgtacatGTCATGCCTTGCTTTGTGGACTCTTCTTTCAGAGTACGATTGAACTTTGTAAAGGCCATATCCAAATTTGCAAATACGCTTTGTGATCATGGTTTGGTTACTTTACAGAATGGACTGTGGCTTGCTTCTAAGTCAGATGGTAACAGTTTGGTACAATATTCAACTAGCAAAAAGCTACGACACAATTCACATTTTTACCCAGTAGCTTTGGATATACATTCAAGGTAACTAGGCTGAGTCAGCAGAAAGGGAAGTAATTTTTTCAGTAGTAAAAATCTGTAGGTATGTTCTGTAATATGATAATTATCAAAGATGAATGGCGCAGTAGTTTGCAATGAGGCTATCTAAGAGTAAGTGAGATGCACTGTGTTTGTGGGTGGATCTGTTAAAGCTCCATCACCCTGGACATTCTCAGTAGTTAAACCTTGTCCTCTTTCTATCGCTGGAGGGATAGAGCACACATTCTAAATTAATTTTGAAACTTGAGGTTTAAGCAGTAGTCATGAAATAGATTTTTGATGTTTGGATGAGTTATGTCTGCCTACTGCAGGTCTGAGCCAGTTAGCAGAGCAGTGTTCACAGTGCTGTGCGTCTCGGTGCAGAAGTGCTGCACTTAGTACTGAAACAGTTCATAAAATGAAGCAGAcagtctaaaaaatctgttataaATAAGATCCTTGTAAGTAGAAAGTGATATAAACATAGTATATTGTGGTGGAGGAGAGCAGGATAATACTTAGCCAATGAATGTGCTGTGAATATAAAATCTTCATGTGAAATAGGTAGGTGGGAGCCCCAAATATCCCAGTGTGAAGATTTCCCATACCCCAGTTGGTGTGTGCAAGAAGGAAACTGTGCCCTTCACTGAGGCTGGAAATGCAGAAATCCTGGCTA comes from Mauremys reevesii isolate NIE-2019 linkage group 18, ASM1616193v1, whole genome shotgun sequence and encodes:
- the ARL6IP4 gene encoding ADP-ribosylation factor-like protein 6-interacting protein 4 — encoded protein: MVHSQSRKRSRSRSESESQSRQDKKDEKKRRKSSKDSKRSSLSPPRKKASRSHRRRSSSASTKDEKKKAKDKKKRKASASSSETTSSSSGTSSSSSSSSSSSADSSDSESKLKKRRHSKKKRTKQKDKKRKKKKIKKKTKKKSKDRPKEERATVEGVPGPSLEQWQKEALVEPGPVLTDEQKSRIQAMKPMTKEEWDARQSVIRKVVDPETGRTRLIKGDGEVLEEIVTKERHKEINKQATRGDGLAFQMRTGMLQ